ggattctcatgaacTGAACTGACAAATATCACAACAATTAATTTTGTTGGCCAGGttaactttatactttatatttgtttgataGGTTACTCTAGACGTTTCTAGAGTAACCTACCAAACACTTGATGTCACTTGATGAGGTcatttttccatccatccattttcttccgcttatccggggctgggtcgcagaggcagcaatctaagcagggactcccagacttccctcaccccggacacgtcctccagctcctccggtgggacccaaaggtgttcccaggccagccgagagatatactccctccagcgtgtcctgggtcttccccggggcctcctccccgtgggacatgcccggaacacctccctagggaggtgtccaggaggcatcctgagcagatgcctgagccacctcaactggttcctctcaacgtgtaggagcagcggctctactccaggcttgtcccgtgtgaccgagctcctcaccctatctctaagggtgcgcccggccaccctacagaggaaacccatttcggccgcttgtatccacgaccttgtcctttcggtgaTTACCCGAACCTCGAGATACtcctctgcctcaagtggaggagttcaagtatctccaGGTCATTTATAATAGTTTAAATTATAGATGATATACTCTTATTTTGCatgtctccaaaacaacaattgcaGTATTATACATTTTCCGATTTATCTCCTCCCTTTACTTGCAGGTGCTCTTCATCTTGGACGGTCTGGATGAGAGCCAGATCTCACTGGACTTTAGAAAAACCAAAGCTGTCTCAGACATAGCGGAGCGCGTGTCCATGGATGTGCTCCTGGTCAACCTTCTCCGGGGCAACCTGCTTCCTTCCGCTCAGATCTGGATCACCACACGACCTGCAGCAGCCAATAAGATCCCTGCTGAgtgcatctccatggtgacagaggtcACAGGATTCACCAATTCAAAGAAGGATAAATACTTTAGTTTGAAATTTAAAGACCAGACCCAAGCTAGTGCCATCATCTCACACATCAAGGGCACTAGAAGCCTATACATAATGTGCCACCTCCCAATCTTTTGCTGGATACTCTTCACTGTCCTGCTCCATGTGCTGAAGACAGGCACCATAGAGCAGCTACCCCAGACCCTCACCGAGATGTACATTCACTTTCTGGTGGTGCAGACTAAACTCAGGAGCCTCAAATATGACGGCCGCTCTCAGACAGACACTGCCTGGAGGCCAGAGACCAGGAAAATGGTGCGCtctctgggaaaactggcctttgagcagctgcagaaaaGGAACCTGATCTTCTACGAGTGTGACCTGAGTGAGTGTGGGCTAGATGCTGAAGCAGCCTCACTGTACTCTGGACTGTTCACACAGGTCTACATGGAGGAGTCgggactgtaccaggacaaggtctactgcttcatTCATGaaagtgtgcaggagtttctggctgctctCCACGTCCATCAGACCTTTATCAACACTGGAATCAATCTTCTATCTGAGGAAAAAACAATGTCCATACGCTCAATGTTTTTTGGCAGCAGCACAGAGAAGGTCTACCAGACTGCTGTGGACCAGATGTTACAAAGCCCTAATGGACACCTGGACCTGTTCACACGGTTCCTCTTGGGTCTGTCTCTGCCTTCCAACCAGGAACGTCTCAAAGGTTTAGTGAAACACTCTGGCCCTAGCATTAGGTCGCCTCAGAAGACAGCCCAGTATATCACAGAGAGGTTGGAGGAGAGCCTGGATTCGGAGAAGATTGTGAGTCTGTTCTACTGTCTGAACGAGCTGAAGGAGCGTGGCCTGGTGGAGCAGATCCAGGAGCGCCTAAGCTCGGGGAGGCCCATCAGAGAGAGGCTGTCCCAGGCTCAGTGGTCAGCGCTGGTCTTCATCCTGCTCTCCTCCGATCATCTGGAGGTGTTTGACCTGAAGAAGTACTGTGCTTCAGAAGAGGCTCTACTCAACCTGCTGCCGGTGGTCAAGGCCTCCTCCACAGCCCTGTGAGTGTTAGCGTTGTGTGCTATGTGTGCTAAGCATTCAAAAATAAGCATGTGTCTGTGATTGACAGCATTCaatgctttgttgtgatgtttatgGCTATgtcggctcccattgggcaaTTATTTCTTTTATGAAGACATTACAGATtaataatttcatttaaaatgtccaaattataacataatgatccaatggtgtcatagattataacagacaaaagcacaacatGTTTTGTGAAACCCTGTGTATGGGCAGGCTGAACAGCTGTGACCTGACTGAGAAGAGCTGTGAGGTGCTGTGTATGATGGTCAGCGCTAAGGACTGTGCTCTGACAGAACTGGACCTCAGCTACAATCAGATCCAGGACTCAGGCCTGAAGTACCTGGCCCTGGCCCTCAGGAGCCCCCACTGCAGGCTGCAGCGGCTCAGGTGAAACGCCTCTCAGGCTCTCATAGCTTTTACTGCTTTTGTACCTTTACTAGGTTTTAAAAGTCTTTTAATATTATGCATAATTCAGCTGGTTTAATAACTTATTTGTTAAACCAGCTGAATTATGTTaaatgctaacacataacatatttagatcaccatgctaccttttattgtcttgaaaatgctcatttgtcaaaaacaatgtattaacatgttttataagtatcACTTTAATTTGTAACACTCTTGAGTCCTTTGTAACACTCTTTAGTCCTTTTGCTCCCCACGCTAAGtagtcccccttcagagcactatcacaacacaatcagtgtgcatcccactaatgaaactattgcacatcgcatcaagtcaagttgtagtttattgttttgtctctttcctACTTTACTATATTTATGGAAGTGTGagagaaaaatgagaaaaaaagaaaaaaacatgttaatacattgcttttggcaaatatataattttcaaaacaggaaaaggtaacatgatgatctatatatgtaatgtgttagcagttaataccccctctttaaaaaaacatacatgaaaaTGTAATGTAGTATCACTCTGAGGAGGCAGTGCCAATTCAGTtctgcatttttgaactggaactCAGAGGTTAATTaaattgcagtttacaatgagcaGGATGTAAAACAATGATTTATGTATGTCATCTATGTATGACTTGTTTGAacccttttgtttgtttgctccCACATGTGCAGATTGGCAGGCTGTCAGGTGACTGGGGATGGCTGTGTATCTCTGGCCTCAGTTCTGCGCTCACACCAGACCCACCTCACTCTGCTCGACCTGAGCAAAAACCACCCCGGCCCCACCGCAGTCAAACAGTTGTCTGCCCTCCAGGGGGCGCCCCACTCCAGACTGGAGACCCTCATGTATGCATGGATTTTAAAcactattttaaacactttgatacatgtttatagatttttaaaggtcctatattatgcagaattgactattgtgagcttttagccatgttataatgttgttacctcctcaaaaacatacctagagttgttgtttcattcacacttttgagtaaccctttattgaTATGGTCTGTCTATATGTCcgagctgaaaatgctctgttccaccttgtgatgtcatgtagtggtagttttcaaagtaacagctaccttttatcttttgttcagtagagattggcatttccaggcctgtattaccacatgtttgagagaagaacactaaatatgtagggtttgtgtgaatgaaacaaaacacaactcgaggtatgtttttgatgaggaaacaacattataacacagatcagaaaatagcatgaaTTTTGCCCTGAAAGTGTATGATTGCATACATCTGCACGAAGTGTATACACTGTgggatataatttatttatgccATTATGACTATGTCTGTGTTTTAGACTGAGGCCTTCTGGACCCCAGTGGCTGAGACCACTGATCAAATGTAAGTATAAGTTTTGTTAATATATCAAGTATCTGTAAACACTATTTGTGCAAATAGTACAATTGACAGTTACAATTATGTTATTGGCAACACTTAAGATTACAGCCCAAATGTCATGTGCCATTACATGTAAACGATGTCCATGGACACTTGAGTACTACTAGTCACATATTAGGAACTACTGACTAGGTGCAACAAAGGTGTAACAAAGGTGCCACAAAGGAGTAATAGATGTAACaaaagcagcagtagctcagttggtaaagtgctCGTCATCTGATCCGAAGGCTGGTGGTTgtcgctctcaacataaaaaaaacccccaaaaaaacatcactggtagagcaatcagatccactgacccacaggttggtggtgtgatttcAACTCTCACAGACCCACCTTTCCCCCAGgagtgtatgaatatgtgtgagtggttccttgatgtaaaactctTTGAATACCTTGAacatggaaaagtgctatattaaTGTGACCATTTGCCATTAGTAAGAAAGGCGAAAGAGCTGCAATAAAGGTTTAACAAATGTGTAATATATGTAACACAGGTATAACAAAGGTGTAGTAGATGTAACAAAGGTGTGAAAAGGTGTAGTCGATGCACCGTCAGGCCTCTTTTACACCTTTATTACATGAGTTGACCAAACCAAGTGTGTTGTAAAAAGAAACTATACACTACACATACCATTTCACCCTTACAAATGATCCCTGTCCATAGAGAACCAATACCAAGTGCTTTATTATATGTTTGTTGTTGCCATCAGATTTCACTCGGCTCACTTTGGACCCCACCACGGCGTACCCGTACCTCAAGCTCTCTCAGAACTCCACCAAAGCCTCTCACGTGGAGCAGGACCAGGCATACCCAGATCACACAAGCCGCTTCGACAAATGTCCCCAGCTCCTATGCTCTGAGGGGCTGAGCGGGCGCACCTACTGGGAGGTGGAGTGGTCAGGGTCCGTGCTCATCGCCGTATCCTACCGCAGCTTCGCACGTAAAGGTAACATAGCGACCTGTGGCTTTGGCCTAGGCCCGGATTCCTGGTGCTTGAGTTGTTCCAAGGGGACTTACACGGTTACCCACAAGGGCAAGCGCCTGGACCTGCCTTATTCATCATCCTCCAGGGGCCGGGCAGCGGTGTATGTGGACTTTCTGGCTGGAGCTGTGTCGTTCTATGCAGTGTCATTAGAGGAGCTGGTTCACCTCCACACCTTCAAAGGCACCTTCAATGAGCCCCTGGTGCCTGGATTCAGACTGCTCTTCGGCTCCACAGTGAAACTGTGTGACCTGTTGGAAGAGAAGCCGTCCTATGTGTAGAGTTTGGAATTTATCACCATTCTACTGTAACACTTAGCTGTCAGTTTGCTCAAGTCTACAACATAGTTCATCCTGTTTCATTTTGACAAGAAATTAAAATTAGTTATCATTGGCCTTTGATTGAAACTTTTTATTGATGCACTGTGCAACCATCAATAATAACCCTCTAATcctaaaggagacatattatatCAAAATAGTTATGAgcttttaaagcagacctttcAGAGCTATTAactgttatagttgtttcttctcattgaccctctgaagttgtatttggagtgatttgtgcatattctcttattttcaagacgtcattttaCGATCATCTCCTGTTTCCACTGCCACCGCTATACATTGACTGAGCTGTACTTACttttattctccaattttattttcttaattggtgatacatgtaggactTGGCGATGTCGCttggtcattttggtataaatttttaaaatccactgcttgctagtgtgatgtgctgCTAACCATTGGAGGTGACGACCTATCTCTGTTTGCAGACTCATTGACTTGTACCTGATGCCAGAAATATTACTTTATTCAAACCTTAAAGGTGTACTGATTCACTTTTTGGGTGGAGAGTACTAcagctacttgtctccatggagatgtcatttctttgcttggaatgttctccTCTGTGACATTGAACAAATCTATCTAGCTTTTTTTGtgtattacaggtgtttttattcaaaataggttacctctccacagatctgacctgtgactacTAGGATGGTGTTGcttggtcattttggtacaaatgagaaaaaatccactgcttgctAGCCATCGGAGGTGACGACAgcttcacagctctttgttctGATGCCGCTCACGGCGGTGgcttccattgggcactgcagttttgtaacacagaagtcagtggacttatttcttttattaaattgtttaagatgaatattggaatttcaaatatgcaaattataacataatgatccgtAGGTTATAACTAtaccagacacaagcacaatatgtcttattTAACCATATCATAATGGTTAAAGAACCattatattgcactattttctgatctatgttataatgttgtttcctcgtcacaaacatacctggagttgcgttttgtttcattcacacatgtttaacacacaaacccttatgatgtcatgtgataatacagaaagtgctccactgtgtttttaaactccatacaccttcaccacaatgatttggatgatttcactcctggaattgccaatctttactgaactaaaggtaaaaggttttTGAGCATTTTTCTGGTTTGGGCTCTGTGATGGAAAAGAAATACATTGAGTCCCCAGTCAAATATATTTGAATTGTAAATTGTAGGAATGTACAGTATGTGTTTTTGATACTTGATTGTCTCATCATtactgttatatatatatatatatatatataatcataaCTGACTTTTTGTAGACCTGTCCTAATGCAATGACAAAATAATGTTAAATctgttgagtttatttttgtaacccATTAAAGCCCCATTGTTTAACATTTCAGTCAATAAATGTATAttctttaaatgttgttttattgctaaaaatatatatttgaaagCATGTTTCCTTACTGCAAACAGGTCTGCTTCTTCACAGAGAGGTCgaagagtagccaaaaactgtacttaagtagaagtacaaagtagtggtccaagaaattactcaagtaacagtgtaaaaatattactcaaaattactactcaagtaagagtcacTTGTAAACTCACAAACTTGTAAACTTGTAAACACTTGTAAACTCACAAACAGTAACATACAGTTTTACTCACTATTActtgttaaaaaatattactcaagtaggagtaaaagtatgctag
This genomic window from Periophthalmus magnuspinnatus isolate fPerMag1 chromosome 2, fPerMag1.2.pri, whole genome shotgun sequence contains:
- the LOC117385031 gene encoding NACHT, LRR and PYD domains-containing protein 3-like produces the protein MRRNTARLRLHRGQIEPNRANPGQTGPNSSELHSCLDFWASHCGHSGDMERGVHRLRGRANFASTNSNESKDLVLDFKRNKKRDKRPVSLPDWESAMSHTSEDSREDEQTDPPSHQNSTPEDSRSGPNYQSLRSVDSREQWVEFKDATREDSRSGPNYQSLRSVDSREQWVEFKDSTREDSRSGPNYQSLRSVDSREQWVEFKDATPEDSRSGPNYQSLRSVDSREQWVEFKEPSSEESKPGLRHFPEPQFPRNNKNNIRNSNQNPQSPKNVKGHGGLQHNSGLDHIFQILEKKISAFMRNELKMFFDVLSMESEYSMHMMEGDEEKQRSSEAFLKITRFFLLEMGHEELVHRLQNQIHYPEICQRKLKSNLERRYRCVYEGVAKAGTPTLLKNIYTELHVTEGGAIGGEANMDLSPHTSPTLHNIFRGPAHQHEPIRTVVTKGVAGVGKTLLTQKFCLDWAEGKAHQDFQLLLPFTFRELNVFRDAQISLVGLVHHFFSETKKTRLYSFKNLKVLFILDGLDESQISLDFRKTKAVSDIAERVSMDVLLVNLLRGNLLPSAQIWITTRPAAANKIPAECISMVTEVTGFTNSKKDKYFSLKFKDQTQASAIISHIKGTRSLYIMCHLPIFCWILFTVLLHVLKTGTIEQLPQTLTEMYIHFLVVQTKLRSLKYDGRSQTDTAWRPETRKMVRSLGKLAFEQLQKRNLIFYECDLSECGLDAEAASLYSGLFTQVYMEESGLYQDKVYCFIHESVQEFLAALHVHQTFINTGINLLSEEKTMSIRSMFFGSSTEKVYQTAVDQMLQSPNGHLDLFTRFLLGLSLPSNQERLKGLVKHSGPSIRSPQKTAQYITERLEESLDSEKIVSLFYCLNELKERGLVEQIQERLSSGRPIRERLSQAQWSALVFILLSSDHLEVFDLKKYCASEEALLNLLPVVKASSTALLNSCDLTEKSCEVLCMMVSAKDCALTELDLSYNQIQDSGLKYLALALRSPHCRLQRLRLAGCQVTGDGCVSLASVLRSHQTHLTLLDLSKNHPGPTAVKQLSALQGAPHSRLETLILRPSGPQWLRPLIKYFTRLTLDPTTAYPYLKLSQNSTKASHVEQDQAYPDHTSRFDKCPQLLCSEGLSGRTYWEVEWSGSVLIAVSYRSFARKGNIATCGFGLGPDSWCLSCSKGTYTVTHKGKRLDLPYSSSSRGRAAVYVDFLAGAVSFYAVSLEELVHLHTFKGTFNEPLVPGFRLLFGSTVKLCDLLEEKPSYV